A genomic segment from Yimella sp. cx-51 encodes:
- the glgC gene encoding glucose-1-phosphate adenylyltransferase — protein sequence MVAKGPHVLAIVLAGGEGKRLMPLTQDRAKPAVPFGGIYRLIDFALTNLVNSSYLKIVVLTQYKSHSLDRHITKTWRMSTMLDNYVAPVPAQQRVGKSWFAGSADAIYQSLNLIHDEKPDYVVVVGADHVYRMDFSQMLDQHIASGAAATVAAIRQPIELADQFGVIDLEDGETRKVRAFLEKPKNPQGLADSPSEVLASMGNYIFTTSALEEAVVTDAENDESSHDMGGDIIPWFVERGEAYAYDFRDNQVPGATERDFGYWRDVGTIDSYYEAHMDLTSIHPVFNVYNYDWPIRTSPGNYPPAKFTTGASDIAGYAVGSIISQGCIISGSTIRNSVLSPNVRTHSFAEVSDSVIMQNVDIGRNCRIRRAIIDKDVNVPAGVLIGIDHEHDRARGFTVTESGIVVVGKGTVIES from the coding sequence ATGGTTGCCAAAGGTCCTCACGTGCTCGCGATCGTCCTGGCAGGAGGCGAAGGAAAGCGCCTCATGCCACTCACCCAGGATCGCGCCAAACCGGCCGTCCCCTTCGGTGGCATCTACCGCCTCATCGACTTCGCGTTGACCAACCTGGTCAACAGCTCCTACCTGAAGATCGTGGTGCTGACGCAGTACAAGTCGCACAGCCTCGACCGTCACATCACCAAGACGTGGCGTATGTCGACGATGCTCGACAACTACGTCGCGCCCGTGCCGGCGCAGCAACGCGTGGGCAAAAGTTGGTTCGCCGGGTCGGCCGACGCGATCTACCAGAGCCTCAACCTCATCCATGACGAGAAGCCCGACTACGTGGTGGTCGTCGGAGCCGACCACGTCTACCGCATGGACTTCTCCCAGATGCTCGACCAGCACATCGCTTCCGGCGCGGCCGCCACCGTCGCGGCCATCCGTCAGCCGATCGAGTTGGCTGATCAGTTCGGCGTCATCGATCTGGAGGACGGCGAGACCAGAAAGGTGCGGGCCTTCCTGGAGAAGCCTAAGAACCCGCAGGGTCTGGCCGACAGCCCCAGCGAAGTGCTCGCGTCGATGGGCAACTACATCTTCACGACCTCCGCTCTGGAGGAAGCCGTCGTCACGGACGCCGAGAACGACGAGAGCTCCCACGACATGGGCGGCGACATCATCCCGTGGTTCGTCGAGCGCGGCGAGGCCTACGCCTACGACTTCCGCGACAACCAGGTGCCCGGCGCCACCGAGCGTGACTTCGGCTACTGGCGCGATGTCGGAACGATCGACTCCTACTACGAGGCCCACATGGACCTCACCTCGATCCACCCGGTCTTCAACGTCTACAACTACGACTGGCCGATCCGCACCAGCCCGGGCAACTACCCGCCGGCAAAGTTCACCACCGGTGCCTCCGACATCGCCGGCTATGCGGTGGGGTCGATCATCTCGCAGGGCTGCATCATCAGTGGTTCGACGATTCGCAACTCGGTGCTCTCGCCGAACGTGCGTACGCACAGCTTTGCGGAGGTCAGCGACTCGGTGATCATGCAGAACGTCGACATCGGCCGCAACTGCCGCATCCGACGGGCGATCATCGACAAGGACGTCAACGTGCCGGCCGGTGTGTTGATCGGCATCGATCACGAGCACGACCGGGCACGCGGCTTCACCGTCACCGAGTCCGGCATTGTCGTCGTCGGCAAGGGGACGGTCATCGAGTCGTGA